A window of Solanum stenotomum isolate F172 chromosome 3, ASM1918654v1, whole genome shotgun sequence contains these coding sequences:
- the LOC125859938 gene encoding scarecrow-like protein 8, whose product MSSGFSGEFYGAGGSNNGRSTMNNNSQRPYSSPLSGILPDPVTQIVHQGRPNLMGKRSLAEFQQQQQLQFLQLQQQQQQQKQQQQQQMMLLQQQQQQQQGLGFYLRNVKPRSYQQSSPMSPLSPVDFSVAAAAASSISSEFSSNSNVSTMMNTRHALPVHQQFRSQPANIGGFLSPGIQNYSTGVSSLNPVQNRATIGVQELLSQESDKKMMNCLQELEKQLLDDNDEEEGDTVSVVTNNDWSETIQNLISPCHNQNQNQIQKLASLSPSSSTSSCASSTESPSISCPKQSIIEAATAIADEKNDVAVEILTRLSQVANIRGSSDQRLTAYMVSALRSRVNPVDYPPPVLEMRSREHTDNTHNLYEVSPCFKLGFMAANLAILEAVADHPFNKLHVIDFDIGQGGQYLHLLHALAAKKSNSPAVLKITAFTEQAGGVDERLNSIIVELNSVANRLGVCLYFNVMSCKVTDLSRENLGLEPDDALAVNFAFKLYRLPDESVTTENLRDELLRRVKALSPKVVTLVEQEMNGNTAPFLARVNEACGHYGAIFDSLDATVSRDNMDRVRIEEGLSRKMSNSVACEGRDRVERCELFGKWRARMSMAGFGPRPVSQIVANSLRSKLNSGTRGNPGFTVIEQSGGICFGWMGRTLTVASAWR is encoded by the coding sequence atgtCGTCAGGTTTCTCCGGCGAGTTTTACGGTGCCGGTGGGAGCAACAATGGAAGATCTACCATGAATAACAACTCACAAAGGCCTTATTCTTCACCGCTATCGGGTATTTTGCCTGACCCGGTTACACAGATCGTTCATCAAGGGAGACCCAATTTGATGGGGAAGCGATCTCTTGCGGagtttcaacaacaacaacaattgcAGTTTCTACAACTTcaacagcagcagcagcagcagaaacaacagcagcagcagcagatGATGCTACTTCAAcaacagcagcagcagcagcaaggACTTGGGTTTTATCTCCGTAACGTAAAACCCAGAAGTTATCAGCAGTCATCTCCAATGTCTCCTCTTTCCCCTGTAGATTTTTCTGTTGCCGCTGCTGctgcttcttcaatttcatctgAATTTTCTTCGAATTCAAATGTCTCTACGATGATGAACACGCGCCACGCTCTACCTGTTCACCAGCAATTCCGGTCACAGCCTGCTAATATTGGTGGATTTTTATCTCCAGGTATTCAGAATTATTCTACGGGGGTTTCGTCTCTAAATCCAGTTCAAAACAGAGCAACCATCGGAGTACAGGAATTGTTGTCACAGGAATCGGATAAAAAGATGATGAATTGTCTTCAAGAGCTTGAGAAACAGCTCTTAGACGACAACGATGAAGAAGAAGGCGATACAGTTTCAGTCGTCACCAACAACGATTGGTCGGAGACAATACAGAATCTGATTAGCCCCTGTCATAATCAGAACCAAAACCAAATTCAGAAACTGGCATCACTATCTCCATCCTCTTCGACTTCTTCGTGTGCTTCTTCAACAGAGTCTCCGTCAATATCTTGTCCCAAACAGTCTATAATAGAAGCAGCTACAGCAATAGCCGATGAGAAAAACGACGTCGCAGTGGAGATCCTCACGCGCCTATCACAAGTTGCCAATATCAGAGGTTCCTCTGACCAGCGGCTAACGGCGTACATGGTTTCCGCTTTACGGTCGCGCGTGAACCCCGTCGATTACCCCCCGCCGGTGCTGGAGATGCGAAGCAGAGAGCATACAGATAATACTCATAATCTATACGAGGTATCTCCCTGTTTCAAGCTCGGTTTCATGGCTGCCAATCTAGCTATCCTTGAAGCTGTAGCTGACCACCCTTTCAACAAGCTTCACGTCATTGATTTCGACATCGGCCAAGGCGGACAGTACTTGCATTTACTGCATGCACTGGCTGCCAAGAAATCAAACAGCCCAGCCGTTTTAAAAATCACGGCTTTCACAGAACAAGCAGGCGGAGTTGACGAGAGACTCAATTCTATCATCGTGGAGCTTAACTCCGTCGCTAATCGGCTCGGGGTCTGCTTATATTTCAACGTAATGTCTTGTAAGGTAACCGATTTGAGCCGGGAAAACTTAGGCCTTGAACCTGATGATGCATTAGCAGTGAATTTCGCATTCAAATTATACAGATTACCCGACGAAAGCGTAACAACGGAGAATCTCCGTGACGAGCTTCTCCGTCGGGTAAAAGCGTTATCACCAAAGGTGGTAACGCTGGTGGAGCAAGAAATGAACGGCAACACCGCTCCGTTTCTAGCGCGTGTGAATGAAGCGTGTGGTCATTACGGTGCAATATTCGACTCGCTGGATGCTACAGTGTCAAGAGACAACATGGACCGAGTCAGGATCGAAGAGGGACTGAGTCGGAAAATGTCTAATTCGGTAGCGTGCGAAGGGAGGGACCGCGTTGAAAGATGCGAGCTATTTGGGAAGTGGAGGGCCCGTATGAGCATGGCTGGGTTCGGGCCGAGGCCCGTTAGTCAAATCGTGGCGAATTCTTTGCGTTCAAAGCTTAATTCGGGTACACGTGGCAACCCGGGCTTTACCGTGATTGAACAAAGTGGAGGTATTTGCTTTGGTTGGATGGGACGAACTCTCACCGTCGCATCAGCATGGCGTTAA